The sequence CGGGTGAGTGCCTTAGGGCCACCATAAACCAGAGCATTTACGTGCTGGTAGGGTAGAatgtttctgtgaagaaaaaaaattattgcagtgAGGTCAAAAGGCAAATATAAGCAACTCCGGCTACTGTTCGGTTTCTGTGATGATGTCTAAATTTGAAATACTTGTATTGTGACTTCTGTGCCAAAAGTTGTGGAAAATACACCTACAAGTGGGATGACCAGAACAAAATGTTCTCCGTTGCATTATGCAATAACTGAGTGTCTCTTACCTCAGCGTGAGGCGATGGTGCAGTTGtcagtctgatttttaaaatctagaGGTTGTTTGCCTAGTTAAGTATGATCTCTTCATCCCTTTGACTTTATATGTAAAATGACTTTTTTAATGCCATGCATAGGCCAAAGGTGGAAGCTAGCAGAAAATCTTACAAGAAAGTTTGGAAGAGGCTTTGCTTAAActcttttctcttgccttttttttttccttttccctctctttttgaattttaaaattggCTAGTGTAGATTTCATAGTTTTCCCTAAGAtttccttcaaaagaaaagtACTGATCATAAATGTTGAAATATATGAATTATGGCGATATCTACTGACGTGCTTTCAGATATGTTTAAAGCATACAATTTTTAGCAATTGTATCAGCTTGTGTATAGTGCGCGTGCGGCTCTGCCTCGGTACTATCTGTGGTTGTGTTTGCCAACAACCATCAATGGAGAGTCGAGGGAAGTTGGCAGGAAAACGTGTGGAGGAGCAAGTACATTCTGTTTGAATGGACCAAAGAAGGGAGAACCAGACGGCCCCGGTACTGGAAATGGAAGTCAAGTGATTGCGTTTGGAGTAAAAGGCTTTTGAAGAGACAACCCGTTCCTCATCAGCTTTCTCGGCCTTTTAAAAGTTCCTGCAGCAAGGAGTCCTGTATTAAGGCATTAAGTATTCTTGGCTTTAGGGTTTAAAGAATATTTCCACTGAGCCAAATCACCCTTAAAGAAACCTGTTCTagttttctgtttgggtttttctccaATAGATAACTTGGCATACCCAGGCTATGACTATGTGGCTGTTTATTTTCACTTGTCCCCAACCCACATCTCCAAAACTACCCATACTGGTCACCTAGGCCGCTGCCTTTGGCCATCCCCGCTCCCACCATCTTAAGGCATAACAGCAACTCTGTGGGGTTTGTTCGTGTGTATACAGGCTTATTAACACTGACGTTAGTCATTTTGATTGCTGAAATTTGAACCGTTTTTTGAAGGACAGTTTTCTAACCTGGAGTTTGAGAGGTTTTGCCCTTTCCTGCTCTTTGCTAGTAAAAATGCTTGAATCAACATGATGTGAGCAAGAGACATTTACTTCCGCCTCTGAAGTTTTTGTACTGCTTCCATTACTGGATCACTTAAAAAACTTTTGTAGTTTATTTCTGGTTATAATTAACATAGTAGTATGTCCAAGTCAATGAAGCTGGACAAGAAGATTGCATTAATTTCATACTAATTGTGGTGACTGACGCTTACAGTGCTGTATCTCCGGACAGCAAACCAATCGCTGTATAAATACTTTCCTCTGTGTGGTGcgtttttttctgtggcttttcttgATGCCATTATCATGGCCTTGATATCATAACTTAAATAGAAGGGTGTGGGAAGTAGTAAAGCTATTACAGAACATGCACATGGAAAAAAGCCTTGACTCAAAATGTTGAATCATTTGCcgcacaacttttcttttttttttttttttcctctcccctgtaACTCTCTATATGAAGTGTTCTGGTTTCTCTATCTGATCAGAAATACTGCTGCAAAGACAGCTGTTGTCGCTCGTGCCGTTTTCAAACAGTTGGTCACTAGAAAACTAAATGGAGATACATATTCCAGAATGTTTGAAGCGCTACTTAATTTAatagattgccttttttttttttttccccttcctgaaaTGGAAAAACCCCTTTCATCCTGTCTCTTCAGCCACTtggcttctctttccctcttcacCTGGCTCTTGACGTTTGCTCCCATTTTACCGTGTAGAAGCCGTGTCTGTCCTCAGCAGGATTCCGAATGGAGCTGTGCCAGAGCTTCCTCCGGCAGACAGATAGTGACTGGCCGTTACGAGGCCACTTTAAACTCTCACTCTGGAGTtgggttgtttgatttttttccccactgtttttacttattttactgcCTGCTCCCTCGCACTCACATGGTAAGAGGGGAAAATTATGTGCTATTCTGTCCTAATGACTTCACTGGAGTAAAGCTAAAGCGCGAAAGAGCAACCTGATGGATTCCCACAGAACTTTTAAGTCTTTAAGTGGGTTTGATACTGCACTTGTAAAGGGCTTTCTATGGGGACTGGGCTCATCTGGTGGAATTGATTGCAACTGGTTGTCAGAATTATTGATAGCAAgatgctgttgttgctgctggcTTCCTTACAGTTTTTGCTAGTATGGAAGAGGGTCTTTTGACTTTAGTATTAGTTCCTCCTTCATGTTGGAAAGCGTTTACAGGAGCTTGCTGCCTGTTCTATCCCAGGATGAGAATTTGTTCCTTGGAATACTTTTTCTAATTTGACTCCATGCCCAAATACCATCATACGAAAAGGCTAAATGATAACTTTTTTTGGTCCCTAAATCTGtgtcacatatatatatacacacacgcatatatattaTATAGCTATATGTATTATTAATTTGTATGGCTATATGTATTGTTAATATTTGGAACACTGTTACTCTTAAATTAGTTTTTCAGAAATGGATGTATTTTTTCATGTACTTATGTACATACATTGGGTTATCTAAAAAGACTctataaacaaaagagaaaaaccctGCCTTTaatctttgcattttttcttctctctgcattCCTTGAAACCATGGTAACGGATGGGATAACCTATCTGGATTAGAGTGGCTGCAGAGTGAAAGATTAGGCTTGTTGCGGAGTCTGATGTTAATATATCACCACCTGTAAACCACAGCAGTCAGGTATAAGgggaattaatgttttaaaaagaagagtttgCAGTTAATTGTTAGGTATAACAGAACAAACTTTGACTTAAAATTCATATGTCCCCATGTATTTTTGTTTAAGTTATAATTTCAGCATCCCTCTTATTTGTAACCGTTAGTCTCTCAATTTTAAACTTGCAGATTCTCACAGCCTAGACTCCAGTCGATATTCCTTAGTAGGAGCAGATCTCCGTTTCTCATCAGATCTGGAGGAAAAGCTAAAGAAACATAACCTGGATAcacagtaagattttttttttaatttttttttttttaatgagggcTTGTGGAAGCATACTGGTGAGAGTAAAGTCAGGCTCGGGCATACGGTATCTGCACCCAGTGCTCATTATGCTATTTCCATGGTTACCTTTTCCTGAGCCCTTGGAGCAGAAGGAATTGTTCAGACGCCTCATGCAGCCTCCCTGCGCCGAGCAGGCTGGCACTGCTGTCACCGCTTGGTAGTTCCAAGGCTGAAGCAAGGTTGTTCCTTGCATCGCCTATTCTGCAAACTGCGCTTTCGTCCTATTCCTGAGAAGATCAAACATTACAGAACTATTTGCTTCTTGTTCTTAAAACGCCGGAGGGAATGAAGTCTGGCTTTCTGTGAATGTGTTTCTGGTGATTGGTTCTCTTTGGGGTATGTGATCCTTTCGCACGAGTTAAAGCTCTTgtagcagggcaggcagctgcgaTTCCTCCTTGCTTTCCGCCCCCATCCCTTGCCCTGGAGGGGATGCATTCCCACAGCAGCCATTTTCTGCCTCAGAGCTCACACGAGTTTTCTTTCTCTACTTCGTGAATTTAACTCTTTTAGAGATTTCTAAAAGAGTTACCCCTTGCTTAGATTTGGTTGGAATTTAATTCATAGAATTGTAAGTTATTCAAGGGAAATATCTAAACTAGAGATGTATCAAAATGtcataaattgctttttttagGAGTTAGTTCAGTTGCATTTAGTTTTAATGCTGACTGATGGGCAGTACCCACATCAGTGAACATTGTTCACCCCTACTGTAATGGCTATATGAGTCCAGGTTTCTGGGAGCTTAGCTGGTAAAATGAAGCATAATTCTGTCAATGGTAAATTATTTCCGAGTTTTAtctttgtaattattttctattGTCTCTTCTTAAAGCTCTATTGTTCCCTAGGCCTTTTGGTAAAGTGATTACTGTGGAGGCCTTTGAGAACTTAACTCTTGGAGCTAATATCTGGGATTTTATTGTTCAAGTGTTAGGCTTCTGGAGGGGGCAGGATTTAAGTTTTTAGAGTGGATGATGGACATACCTTTCAAATATAAGATATATAAATAGCGACTATCTGGCTGGGTAGGAGAGAGCATATGGGTAAGCAGAATGCATCAAATTGCCATTTAAATCTTTACACTTCCATCTTCTGAAATCTTGCCTTGCTTGCCTACATTGCTGCTCCTTGTGAATTTCTCCTGCTTCtagtgacttttctttttcctgttcattcTAGCAATTAAAACTCCTTAATTCTAAGGAAAATCACTCGTGTCAATgtctattttgggttttttgtggatGGAGGGGGAAGAGGCAACGTGCAACCTATAGATTGCATTTTGTTAGATAATGACATGTGAAGCTCGTTTTACAGATCTTGAACAAATTTGTCTAATTAAAATTCTTGGAacttttttaaagaggaaacattttttttcaatttgcattTTGTTCCTAATTTTGCTGATCTCTAAAAGACTGCGGATTGTGTATATAGGGTACAATTCTTctgcaaaatgaattttaatgtgCACTTCAGTTCACACTATGACAGTTCAGAGAAGACTTGCAGAATAAACATTCTTCTGTGTTCATGGTATGGCTGACTTAGGGGAGATTGTTTCCTAATATCTCTTGTTTTGTAACCATGGGAGTCCCCCGTCGACTGCCAGAAAACCAGGTTCTAGTCAACTTGATGAAGTGATTTAATTCAGCCTTAAATGTCTAGTTCATAAAAAGGGTAGCTCTTTTAAGAATTTTTGGGGACGTGAAATTACTTGCTCGCTAATAATTCTTTATagattttccttgttcttttgctGGAAATAGttctcttggttttttgttttatagtttGCCAACGCTTCTGGTAGCAGAGTGTGTGCTGGTTTACATGACACCGCAGCAATCTGCAAATCTTTTAAAGTGGGCAGCAAGCACTTTTCCAGTGGCGATGTTTATAAATTATGAGCAGGTAAAACAAAAATGGCATTTCTAGACCTGCGTTATTGTCATAAAAATTACTCTCAAAAGTGGGAGTTCTGCTTGTAAAATAAGAGTGGGCCATATCGTTTTGTATAGACAGCAGTTTCTGCTGAATTTCTTTAGTAATGTGTTTCATCTTGCAGATCTGTTAGCTCGTTGTAAAGAATATGTAGCTATTCCGGAAGAGTGTTGCTGGACTATATTGAACCAAAAGAACTGAGGCTTAATCCAAATGTGGAGAAAACCATAGAATATTGGTTTAGataagacagaggaaaaaagaaatgacgCTGAATGTTGGATATGAGTGTATAACATTACATAATTACCTCTCTGTGTTCTCTGACAAAGTGAAGCAAAAATCACATCAGCGTGAACTTAGCTTCTCTGTAAAATGCTGCGTCGGGGGAACTAGGTGGCTCCAGGAATTATTACCAGGATCTTCTAAGCTGTAAATCACTGCTAGAGAGCTGGACCGAGCTGCTGACAATTTAAAGCAGTCAGTTTTCAGTGCCCCGTGCAGAGTCCCTGTGCCTGCAAAGGCATTGTCACTATTAAACTGACACTCAACTTGTGAATGTGAGATAGCTGAGGAGGTTGTGGCAGTGGGAGACGACACCTGGTGTAAGAATATGTGAAACTTAAATGTTATCCTGTACGTTTTATGACATCGACAACTTGAGAGTTTAACCAAGTTACTGCTTTTCACTGCGATTACATTCTTTTCGGAAGGGGGAACACTTTTGTCTCATTCTCTACCTGAGGTGAATATGACGGACAGGTTTGGACAGATCATGATTGAGAACTTGCAGAGACGACAGTGTAACCTGGCTGGAGTGGAAGTCTGCAGATCCTTAGACTCTCAGGTAAAGGGATGCAAAGCTCAGGGTGTGTTTCATATTAAACTTAATTAACCTGTCTACGAGTTCTGCCTCTGTGTGTGCACTATAAGGCTCAGAACAGTGACCAAAGCAGGTTTGGGGTGGGGCGGTTGCTACCCACCAAAATCCTTTCCTATCCGTGTTACAGTCGTTTCCTTTTATCAATGCCGTTTTGTACACTTAGTTTTGTACAAAAACTGCAGCAGATCAGAGCACGGATCTGTCTAGCCCACTGTCCTCTCTGTGCAGAGGTTAGCAGATGCTTAGAAAAGGGTATAAGTGCTCTTCAAAGAACAGGTCAAGCAGAGGGCCTACAAAATCCTGAGGGGGAAAAACTGTTCTCTGGTATTTTTCCTCGAGTCCTCTGAAAACTGTGCTGCTTGTTTATTTTACAGAAGGAGCGATTGCTGTTAAATGGCTGGGAGACGGCACATGCCATTGATATGATGAAAGTGTACAGCTTTTTGCCACAGGCTGATGTCAAAAGGTATTACTGATAGCTCGCTTGCGGCCAAAAGTCGTCTTCCGATCCCATTTCCAAGGTAGTTCACGTCAATATGTAGCATGGGATCCCCTAGTATGAGCGAGAGGAGGCTGTGTGCAGATGCAAGCTAGGTAGACAGGATGTGTCTGAGTCCGAAGCTCTCCAGAGCCTTAAGGATAATGCCTGGAGCAACATTAGTGATCCAGGGGGTTATTGCTGCCAGAAGTAGAGTGGGTGTGATATAAAGCATCTCATGACAGAAATTTGCAGACAAAAGATGCTACAGAAATGCCGTGTTGAGTTTTTCTAGTACCTGAGATGTTACTTGTGAACGTCCAGCCTCCGCAACACTAGATGAGTGGAGGGGAGTCCTAAAATACACTCAGAACAGGCAGCCACTTTTCACATCCCCGAGGGAGATGACATCCAGGTGTTTGCTCCAGTCTGGTGGGCCTAGGTAggattacttttttattacaagTGGGTGGAAAATGGCCAGTCCTgatcttccctcccttcttccttggcaGCATATTTAGGTAATGAGCCAAGGCAGGGCAGTCATTTAGCACTATGACCTCTTGTACTGTGCAAgcaaagaaggggagagagaggagaggtgtGCCCAACAGCCTGGGGTGACTCTGTCTCAACGGATGGACGCATCTTCCATTCATATCGTGTTCATGATTAGACTGCTGGGTCTGTAGACAGAGCTTAGTACATAGAGGGTATAACCAAAGGCTGTTATAACAGTCAGTAATCTGCATGgaatttgttaaattatttttgcattaaagaaaagctaaaaaggggGAACCTCTTTTTAATGAGTAACTTCTTAAGTATATAATATGAAGTGTGAATTGCTATGAGTCATTCAGTAACTATAGTTTGAATTAGCCGAACAAGTTACCTTGGTCAAAATAAGTATTCACATATGGGGATTTCTCAAACCATGGAACTGAACAGGTGAGGCTGAAAATCATAGGTTGTTTAAATAGGAACGATGACTGTGTGATTGTGCCATATGGCACTTGTGGAGAGACGTAGCATGTActttttttgcagcatttttgaCTACCTTAGGTCTGTTCGGCTCCTTCCACTTGTTCCAAATGCCAAGAAATGGGTTACATAAACTCTGTCCTTCGGTATTAATGAGGAAAATAATGCTTTCGATTTACAAAAATCTTTACAAAAGTGTTCTTCTGCAGCACTTGCATGTTCTGTGAATGTATTTAGGAACTTTTACCCCTCAGCCCCTTTTGATCCTCAGTAGCAGCCCTTCCAAATGTTTAGCATGGAAAATAAACATTCCTAGAGTGAGGGAAAGGAATGTGCCAGGTTAAACTTTTTAAAGCAAGCACGGCTTGGGAGGAGTTCTCCCCATTTGTTTTGGCGGAAGATATTCAAAGATCTTACTTTAAGAATCCTAGGTAGGAaccattttaggaaaaaaaatcctcaggtcTTATAGGTACCATTTGGTTTGTGCTTCATCATGAGCTCATGTGAGAGACTTGTTAGAAGCTGCACTGGGGTACCCATCACTCTTCCAAGACATAATATGGTCTGTACCCATCACTCTTCCAAGACATAATATGGTCTGGAGAAAATACTGTCTTCAACTGTTCACTGTAACCCTTTGATAAAGATAAATCTCCTTCCAGCTGTACTTCCTTCAGGCTGTACTATTGTGTCTACGTAAATCTAGCAAGAGCAGATACGTGCAGTAAGAGGGTTTGAAGAGCAATACTGGTATTTGTGAGAAGTTACACCGGTTAGTCCTGGAACATGAAATTCCGGGGATGAGAAGATGAAAACGTCTTGTGGGTCACTTGTTTCATACATTGACAACAAAGGCTAGGAGCAGTGGTGGTATCTTCATTATGGACAAATACCTGTATTAATTTACTAGAAAAGTAAACTACCTTACTGGCTGTAGTTTTCACTCCTATGGAGTGAAGAAGAGTACATCAAAAACTGTACTGAGGCTCCAGCTTgaatcacaatttttattttattcctacaGAATAGAAGGACTTGAATTCCTAGATGAGAAGGAGCTGTTTGAACAACTAATGCAGCACTACTGCATCTGCTGGGCTTCAAAGGACAGCAGCAATCTGGGTAATGTTCTCCAACATCTAGGAGGTGACCCTTTACATTAAAATCTTATGTGGAAAGACTGGAACTACGTACACCAGGTGTATGGTAGAAGTATCCTGTCGCAGGAGTGGGGTGTGCTTCTCTGTCGTTGCTGGGGCTGTGAACACCTCCCCGGTGGGGTCTCGTGACTGTTTCTACACAGCCTTTTGAGGGTTTGTATAGGCATCTGAATTGCCCAACAAGAAGCCTGTCCAGTACAGGGAAGTTagaatttttacactgaaagatgCCGTATGGGTTACTTTAAATAACTGCCTGTCTTATACTATCAGTGCTAATTGAAAGGTTTACAAATCCTATGCATGTGAAGTGCCATATGGGCACACAGTATATGAAATCACAGTGTCCTGAcaacataaacacaaaaataaatctgtattacTTAGCCCAGTCTTCTTCTGCACTGTCCCCATTTACATCCATCTGAGACGTAAGTTTTCCACACTGCTTTCTCCTGGGGGCTGAAGTTAACtcttttaaatgttgcttttgtttttaaagttctgtCTCTCCTAGACTGGAATTTCTTTGAAACAGAGAGACTTGATTTATGCTTTATGTAGCATAATGTATGTTGCTGCtgctttagaaataataaaatcaaaagaattgTGGTTTGGGTGAAGGAATGGATGTCTACAGCTAGTATTTGTCCGAATTAGACAACTCTGTTGCAGACACAGTTTGTCTCGTTTTCTGTCTGCAATTTCAGGGACTTTAGTCTTTCCAGAATATTTCTCTGGCTGCCAGTTtatctttttcctccccttctccctctctgcctttcccttgCTCCTGACAAAGCAGTATTCAAGAACAAATTTTATTTGCTGTGCCTTAGCAGATGTGAATCTGAAGTTGTGCGTGTATTTCAGCCAGACTGAGTAGCAAAGCATTGGATGGAGCTGGTAAAGCTGGATCTTCAATACCCTGTTGCTGCTGTAACAGAGCTGCCAGCTTGGGCTGGCTGCTGACCTGAATCCTGCAGCTTCGACAGTTTTGAGCTGCAGAAACCCacatttttccatttgatttctTAAGGCTAAAAAGGGAAGAGTGTAATACAGAACTTATTTCTACAGGAGCTGAAGCCGAAAAGTTCACCTATTCATTCACCTATTCACAGTAGTCAGTATTCCTGGGATCTTCAGCATTGTTCTTTGCTGTGATTAGAGAAGTAGTTAGGACAGTTTTGGGTACTGAGGTTAAGTGATGCAGCGTATCTTAGAAGTCAAAAAAGACAAACCCCAGAAGAGAAAATCAAATGTATAATGCATGGATATGCTGTAATATAAAGCAAGCTTTCTTTATGCAGAGTGAATTTGCTGCCCTCACCAATGGTACTTTCCCCAGCTTTCACTTTATAATTTCATGGGCAGACCCTTAGTTCAGCAGCAGCCTCTGTGTTGTTCCTTCTGCCATGAATAACTGCAGCGCTCCTTCAGATTGGCTTGTTCAAATTAATTGCTGCATCACACtcaaaaaagggttaaaaaagtATAGATCAACCTGTTTCCTAATTTCCTTTCCCGACACTAAATCCTTTAcgttaaagtttaaaaaaaaaaaaaaaaattatcagggcATCCTTCTTCCTATGTCTAACTCTTCTAATAATAGTGTAGTACAGGTAGTATAAGAATAAACGCTTGTTTCTCACTCCTGCCTCCCTTTCTTTTCAAATAGGTCTTGCAAACATCACGTTCTAATGTATTTACTGGAGGGGAAGCCGTGGGCCCAGAAGCCACGGGGGCTGCCTTCTACTCGAGACAAGATCACAGAAATGATGGGACTTTGCATGTGCCAACTTCAGCCTGTGCATCTGTGTAAGCGGCGCCAGCAGAGGAAGCGCTGGGTGCTGCTGATGTCGACTGTCCTTTTTGGGTTTTCGTAGTTTTAATGAATCTCTTGTGCCCACTGTGAGCAATTGTTATAAGGCAAGACTCGCCTCCCGTTCCCAGATACATATAATGATGGACTTTCATAAGATGTCAGTAATTCTTGTTTAAAAGCTTGCCTTCCttagtttaaaactgaaagtgaAGCGTTCTTGGATTATATGATTTCCCCCTTTTGTCCTTTTGTGGATATGTAAAATGTATTTGTGACAGGAAGCTGGAAGGTCCATGCTGGTGAGCTGCATTATTGGGTGTCCCTGCACTGTGCACAACTGTTCATGAAGGTTAAATCTTTTAATTTTCGTTCTGTTCAGGTTAAATTTTATGAAGTGTCAGCATGTTGGCTTTTTCCTGGCTTTTACCATTGCTACAAGGCTGTCACTATAGTAGGTATGTTATTACAGGGGAAGGGTGAAAGAAGAAGGGGGGACGTGGTACTTGTTCAGTGGTGTACAAGAAACTGGATGATGTTAAAGCAGACTTTATTTAACTGGGAAGGGCTAAGCTTGGCAGTTCAGCTCTGGGATTGTAAAGGTAAGAAAGAAATTAACCTAAATTTGCACTGCTTCTGGTAGTATCTTTTACACCAGtttctcattcttctttctttccc is a genomic window of Rissa tridactyla isolate bRisTri1 chromosome 8, bRisTri1.patW.cur.20221130, whole genome shotgun sequence containing:
- the LCMT1 gene encoding leucine carboxyl methyltransferase 1 isoform X1; translation: MAAAAREPLSATGLDEADEAVRGTCEDASVCKRFAVSVGYWKDPYIQYFVRQAKERKAPEINRGYYARVHGVSYLIQAFLKKTECNCQIVNLGAGMDTLFWRLKDENLLPRKYFEVDFPMIVARKIHNIKSKPPLSKPIMESHSGDSLLIDSHSLDSSRYSLVGADLRFSSDLEEKLKKHNLDTHLPTLLVAECVLVYMTPQQSANLLKWAASTFPVAMFINYEQVNMTDRFGQIMIENLQRRQCNLAGVEVCRSLDSQKERLLLNGWETAHAIDMMKVYSFLPQADVKRIEGLEFLDEKELFEQLMQHYCICWASKDSSNLGLANITF
- the LCMT1 gene encoding leucine carboxyl methyltransferase 1 isoform X2, with the translated sequence MRRCGGRARTRLSANGSGAWFAVSVGYWKDPYIQYFVRQAKERKAPEINRGYYARVHGVSYLIQAFLKKTECNCQIVNLGAGMDTLFWRLKDENLLPRKYFEVDFPMIVARKIHNIKSKPPLSKPIMESHSGDSLLIDSHSLDSSRYSLVGADLRFSSDLEEKLKKHNLDTHLPTLLVAECVLVYMTPQQSANLLKWAASTFPVAMFINYEQVNMTDRFGQIMIENLQRRQCNLAGVEVCRSLDSQKERLLLNGWETAHAIDMMKVYSFLPQADVKRIEGLEFLDEKELFEQLMQHYCICWASKDSSNLGLANITF